One window of Gloeothece citriformis PCC 7424 genomic DNA carries:
- a CDS encoding amino acid adenylation domain-containing protein, whose translation MIQLSNTLNYFSLSSVQQASWFLYQLNPDTLSDKLSIAFKIKIEVDIVKLEAIFHQLIHHYPSLRTCYPEKEGELKQTVLKEVDFKIEIVDASGCSSETIKTYLEKSTQRRLNLEQGQVIRGSLLKVSLDESILVITVHKIAADQESLWNLVDKFIRLYHEDSSFLDTSVQSYQDYVNLQEDYLTCQASQKAQKFWQKTVSQELPVLELPSRLSRPPVRTYKGSVQSFRLSEQLSEKIKQLAIEKNVSLETLLISAFKILLFRYTSEENITLGWQKVQNLTLKNQDQLGNYSNLVILQNLIDKNKTFTEVLNQVDQKQSEVSFYQDYPFSLLVKHLKYNPNSSYPPLCQVSFAFYSFNNYPYLSNLLEKLETNHPELDYFELPQQRCEFDLSLEVIELNQSLLLQFKYNTDVLESDIIIQLGEHLQNLLTGIVNYPREIINQLPLLSPLEKDKILFDWNKTQKDYNLSRCLHHWIEDKTQENPEAIAIIFEDKTLTYQQLNERSNKLAHYLQQQGVNSESLVGICVERSLEMVIGLLGILKAGGAYVPLDPGYPKDRLAYMLEDSQVSILLTQEKLIDQLPENKANIICLDKDWKTISNYPTNTPSSNVTSDNLAYIIYTSGSTGKPKGVMNTHRGIVNRLLWMQDQYQLTLQDRVLQKTPFSFDVSVWEFFWPLMTGSRLIIAKPEGHKDSSYLVNLIAQNEITTLHFVPSMLQVFLQEKNLDRCQSLKRVICSGEALPFSLQQRFFDHFNCELHNLYGPTEAAIDVSFYQCQRDTKLNSVPIGRPVANTQLYILDEDLQPVPVGVAGEIHIGGIQVARGYLNRPDLTKEKFICDPFNPNNSQRLYKTGDLGRYLSDGNIEYIRRLDHQVKIRGFRIELGEIENTLSQHPAIQETLVISHLSQTGDQQLIAYLVATEKILPSQLRSFLADKLPDYMIPSAFVTLEKFPLTPNGKVNRRALPQPDLTNFTDTHDFVAPRDKIEEKLTQIWSQLLNLYPIGVKDNFFELGGHSLLALNLMSKIQQEFQKNLPLVSLFTSPTIEQLAQVLRDDRQVRPYSPLVPIQPKGTKTPFYCVHPAGGHVLCYVKLARYLGDDQPFYGLQAQGFNEGEEALTSVEEMASLYVKAIREFQPEGPYQVGGWSFGGVVAYEIAQQLHRQGQKVKRLAILDSYVPILLDKQKKINDVYMIGVLSRVFGGMFGQDNLVSPEELEGLTIEEKIDYIIDKARQVGIFPPEVEQQQNRRILDVLVGTIKATYAYQRQPYPDKVTVFRATEKHIMASDPQLVWVELFAILDAPEVEIIKVPGHHYSFILDPHVRVLAECLAKCLNELSADVLR comes from the coding sequence ATGATTCAACTGTCTAATACTCTTAATTATTTTTCTTTGTCCTCAGTTCAACAAGCGAGTTGGTTTTTATATCAATTAAATCCAGACACTTTGAGTGATAAGTTATCTATAGCTTTTAAAATTAAGATCGAGGTAGATATTGTCAAGTTAGAAGCAATTTTTCATCAACTCATTCATCATTATCCCAGTTTAAGAACTTGTTACCCAGAAAAAGAAGGAGAGTTAAAACAAACTGTTCTCAAAGAGGTTGATTTTAAAATAGAAATTGTTGATGCTTCTGGTTGTTCGTCAGAAACGATCAAAACTTATTTAGAAAAATCTACCCAGCGCCGTTTAAATTTAGAACAAGGTCAAGTTATTCGAGGCAGTTTATTAAAAGTCTCTCTTGATGAAAGTATTTTAGTGATTACTGTTCATAAAATTGCAGCCGATCAAGAGTCTTTATGGAATTTAGTTGATAAGTTTATTCGCTTATATCATGAAGACTCATCTTTTTTAGATACTTCTGTTCAATCCTATCAAGACTACGTTAATTTACAAGAAGATTATTTAACCTGTCAAGCTTCTCAAAAAGCACAAAAATTTTGGCAAAAAACTGTATCACAAGAACTCCCTGTTTTAGAATTACCTAGTCGTTTATCTCGTCCTCCTGTAAGAACCTATAAGGGTTCGGTACAGTCTTTCCGTTTATCAGAACAATTAAGCGAAAAAATTAAGCAATTAGCTATAGAAAAAAATGTTTCTCTAGAAACTTTACTGATTTCAGCTTTTAAAATTTTACTTTTCCGCTATACTAGCGAAGAAAATATCACTCTAGGTTGGCAAAAAGTCCAAAATTTGACTCTGAAAAATCAAGATCAATTGGGGAATTATTCCAATTTAGTTATCTTACAGAATTTAATAGACAAAAATAAAACCTTTACTGAAGTTTTAAACCAAGTCGATCAAAAACAATCTGAAGTCAGCTTTTATCAAGATTATCCTTTTTCCCTCTTAGTCAAACACCTGAAATATAATCCTAACTCTAGTTATCCTCCCCTCTGTCAAGTGTCTTTTGCTTTTTATTCCTTTAATAATTATCCCTATCTCTCTAATTTATTGGAAAAATTAGAAACAAATCATCCAGAGTTAGACTATTTTGAACTGCCTCAACAAAGATGTGAATTTGATCTCAGTTTAGAAGTCATTGAACTTAATCAATCATTATTACTACAATTTAAATACAACACCGATGTCTTAGAAAGTGACATCATTATTCAGTTGGGGGAACACTTGCAAAATTTATTAACAGGAATTGTTAATTATCCCAGAGAAATTATTAATCAGTTACCTCTACTGAGTCCATTAGAAAAAGATAAAATCCTTTTTGACTGGAATAAGACCCAAAAAGATTATAATCTTTCCCGTTGTCTCCATCATTGGATAGAAGATAAAACCCAAGAAAATCCAGAAGCGATCGCTATCATCTTTGAAGATAAAACCCTCACCTATCAACAATTAAATGAACGGTCAAATAAACTTGCCCATTATTTACAACAACAGGGGGTTAATTCGGAAAGTTTAGTCGGAATTTGTGTAGAACGTTCTCTAGAAATGGTGATAGGACTATTAGGAATTCTCAAAGCAGGAGGCGCTTATGTCCCGTTAGATCCGGGTTATCCTAAAGACCGTCTAGCTTATATGTTAGAAGATTCTCAAGTTTCTATATTATTAACTCAAGAAAAATTAATCGATCAACTTCCCGAAAATAAAGCTAATATTATCTGTCTGGATAAAGATTGGAAAACCATCTCTAACTATCCCACTAATACCCCCAGTAGTAACGTAACCTCTGATAATTTAGCCTATATCATCTACACATCTGGATCAACGGGAAAACCTAAAGGGGTGATGAATACTCATCGAGGTATTGTTAACCGTTTATTGTGGATGCAAGACCAATATCAGTTAACTTTACAAGACCGTGTTTTACAAAAAACTCCTTTTAGTTTTGATGTATCTGTTTGGGAATTTTTCTGGCCTTTGATGACTGGATCACGGTTAATTATCGCTAAACCAGAAGGACACAAAGATAGCAGTTATTTAGTCAATTTAATCGCCCAAAATGAGATTACTACCCTTCATTTTGTCCCGTCTATGCTGCAAGTTTTTCTGCAAGAAAAAAATTTAGACCGGTGTCAGAGTCTTAAACGGGTAATTTGTAGCGGTGAGGCGTTACCTTTTAGTTTACAACAACGATTTTTTGACCATTTTAACTGTGAATTACATAATCTTTATGGCCCCACAGAAGCAGCGATCGATGTTTCTTTTTATCAATGTCAACGGGATACAAAGTTAAATTCTGTTCCTATTGGTCGTCCGGTTGCTAACACTCAACTCTATATTTTAGATGAGGATCTTCAACCTGTCCCCGTCGGAGTTGCCGGAGAAATACATATAGGAGGAATACAAGTTGCGCGAGGATATCTCAACCGTCCAGACTTAACCAAAGAAAAGTTTATTTGTGATCCATTTAACCCCAATAATTCCCAACGTCTCTATAAAACTGGTGACTTAGGCCGTTATCTCAGTGACGGAAATATTGAATATATTCGTCGTCTCGATCATCAAGTTAAAATCCGAGGATTTCGTATAGAATTAGGAGAAATTGAAAATACTCTTTCTCAACATCCAGCTATTCAAGAAACTCTGGTTATTTCTCATCTTTCTCAAACTGGAGATCAACAATTAATCGCTTATCTTGTCGCAACTGAGAAAATTTTACCCTCTCAATTACGGTCTTTTCTGGCCGATAAACTCCCAGACTATATGATCCCGTCCGCTTTTGTAACGTTAGAAAAATTCCCTTTAACGCCTAATGGAAAAGTGAACCGCCGCGCTTTACCTCAACCGGATCTAACAAACTTTACAGATACTCATGATTTTGTTGCGCCACGAGATAAAATAGAGGAAAAATTGACTCAAATTTGGTCGCAATTACTCAATTTATATCCTATTGGGGTTAAAGATAACTTTTTTGAATTGGGGGGACATTCTCTTTTAGCACTCAATTTAATGAGCAAAATACAACAAGAATTCCAGAAAAATTTACCCTTAGTGAGTCTATTTACCAGTCCGACTATTGAACAATTAGCCCAAGTTTTACGGGACGATCGCCAAGTGCGCCCCTATTCTCCCTTAGTCCCCATTCAACCGAAAGGAACTAAAACCCCCTTTTATTGCGTTCATCCGGCTGGCGGTCATGTTTTATGTTATGTCAAATTAGCTCGTTATTTGGGTGACGATCAACCGTTTTATGGGTTGCAAGCGCAAGGGTTTAATGAGGGAGAGGAGGCTTTAACGAGTGTTGAAGAGATGGCGAGTCTTTATGTTAAAGCTATTCGAGAATTTCAGCCGGAAGGGCCTTATCAAGTGGGGGGTTGGTCTTTTGGAGGGGTTGTTGCTTATGAAATTGCCCAACAACTACACCGACAGGGGCAAAAAGTCAAGAGATTAGCTATTTTAGATTCTTATGTACCCATCTTACTCGATAAGCAGAAAAAAATCAATGATGTTTATATGATTGGGGTTTTATCGAGAGTTTTTGGGGGAATGTTTGGGCAAGATAATTTAGTTTCTCCTGAAGAATTAGAGGGGTTAACGATTGAGGAAAAAATCGATTATATTATCGATAAAGCGAGACAAGTGGGAATTTTCCCCCCTGAAGTTGAACAACAACAAAACCGAAGAATTTTAGATGTTTTGGTAGGAACAATTAAAGCAACTTATGCTTATCAACGTCAACCTTATCCCGATAAAGTAACGGTTTTTAGAGCGACAGAAAAACACATTATGGCTTCTGATCCTCAGTTAGTTTGGGTTGAATTATTCGCTATTTTAGACGCGCCAGAAGTTGAAATTATTAAAGTACCAGGTCATCATTATTCGTTTATTCTTGACCCTCATGTACGGGTTTTAGCTGAATGTTTAGCTAAGTGTTTAAATGAATTGTCCGCAGATGTTCTGCGCTAG
- a CDS encoding GUN4 domain-containing protein, producing MTCIFISHSHSDREIAEKLVEFLMASLDIQYAQIRCTSVPGHQLPFGTSISEQLKKDLNNTTGLIALITKDSLLSTWVLFELGSAWSRDKLVIPIVGPGLSYENLPGPLKDYPGVLINDEYCSYRLTDAINQLADTLNIAHQNNANKDYKKDLFINQLKAWKSNQSDPDLSLQQQVEKLQQQLVEKESIIAQLKQQLSPPTVKIGIEIELKSERGVDYTKLRDLLAAGEWKEADTETLKVMLQAANRTSQGYLDAEDIDNFPCEDLRTINQLWLHYSKGKFGFSVQADNYRLLGGTREYNQEVWEKFCDRVGWRNGGSWLSYNELTFNIDAPQGHLPKCKILYLVYCLSLFSRVKTCNQ from the coding sequence ATGACGTGCATTTTTATTAGCCATAGCCACTCAGATAGAGAAATAGCCGAGAAACTGGTCGAGTTTTTGATGGCTTCTTTAGATATACAATACGCTCAGATTCGTTGTACTTCTGTTCCTGGTCATCAATTACCTTTTGGAACTTCTATTAGTGAACAACTCAAAAAAGATTTAAACAATACTACAGGTCTTATTGCCCTAATTACTAAAGATAGTTTACTATCAACTTGGGTTTTATTCGAGCTTGGGTCAGCTTGGTCAAGGGATAAGTTAGTTATTCCCATTGTAGGGCCTGGGCTAAGTTATGAAAACTTACCTGGCCCACTAAAAGATTATCCAGGGGTACTCATAAATGATGAATATTGCTCCTATCGACTCACTGATGCTATTAATCAATTAGCGGATACCCTCAACATAGCTCATCAAAATAATGCTAATAAAGATTATAAAAAAGACCTATTTATCAATCAATTAAAAGCCTGGAAATCTAATCAATCAGACCCAGATTTATCGCTACAACAACAGGTAGAAAAATTACAACAACAATTAGTAGAAAAAGAGTCAATAATTGCTCAGTTAAAACAACAGCTATCACCCCCAACTGTAAAAATAGGAATTGAAATAGAACTTAAAAGCGAAAGAGGTGTAGATTATACTAAACTCCGTGACCTTTTAGCAGCAGGAGAATGGAAAGAAGCAGACACAGAAACACTTAAAGTAATGCTACAAGCAGCTAACCGAACATCACAAGGATATTTAGACGCAGAAGATATAGATAATTTCCCCTGTGAGGACTTACGAACCATTAATCAACTTTGGCTACACTACAGTAAGGGGAAATTTGGCTTTTCCGTTCAAGCCGATAATTATCGCCTGCTGGGTGGAACAAGGGAATATAATCAGGAGGTATGGGAAAAATTTTGCGATCGCGTCGGTTGGCGCAATGGAGGGTCTTGGTTGAGTTACAATGAGCTTACGTTTAACATAGATGCTCCTCAAGGACACCTACCTAAATGTAAGATTTTGTATCTTGTATATTGTTTAAGTCTCTTCTCTCGCGTCAAGACTTGTAACCAGTAA